TAAAAGAAATGAAAATTAAAAATTTGCTAAAAATCGTATGTATATCAGGAGCCTTTGTTTTAGGATCTTGTTCTTCAGATGATGATACTACTCCAGAAGTAGTGGCACCCGCAAACTACGTTTTTGAACGTAATAATGAAAGCTCTGTAAGTTTTGGAGGTCAAACTACGCGTATTGCAATGGCCGAAGAAATTGTAAGTAAATTAAAAGATAGAACAAGTACTGAAGCTATTTTGGATGCAATGTTTGCTCATGTAGAAGGAACAAATGATTTTTCTGATGCTAATCTAAATGCATCTGGTAAAAGTGTAAGAAGCAAAACGGCTGCGTCAAGAGATTATTTTTCTGATAACGCAACAGATGCTGCAGTTATAAAGGGAAAATTTGATGAGTGGATAAAAAGTCAGGTAGATAATGTTTTTCCTAATTGGGAAACAAGTGCTTCAGCTGGTGTAGCGGGAGTTATACAAGAAGCTGGTGGAGGATCTAATAGATATGTTAATGCAAAAGGATTAGAATTAAACCAAGCATTTGCCAAGAGTTTGATAGGAGCTTTAATGACTGATCAAGCTTTAAATAATTATTTGGGAACTGCAGTTTTAGATGAAGCTTCTAATGTAGCAGATAATAATAATGGTGTGGTAGCAGAAGGTAAGCCTTACACTACAATGGAGCATAAATGGGATGAAGCTTACGGTTATTTATATGGAGCTTCTCAGGATAAAGCAGACCCAAATAAAACTATAGGTAAAGATGATAGTTTTCTCAATAAGTATATTGGAAGAGTAGAAGGAGATTCTGATTTTGCAGGTATTGCAAAAGAAATATTTGATGCATTTAAGCTAGGTAGGGCAGCCATTGTTGCAAAGAGGTATGATGTACGTGATGCGCAAGCAGCGATTATTAGAGAAAAAATATCACAAGTTATTGCGATAAGAGCGGTATATTATTTACAACAAGGAAAAAATGCGTTAGAGGCCTCTACTGTAGATTATGCTAGTGCATTTCACGACCTATCTGAAGGGTTTGGATTTGTATATAGTCTACAATTTACAAGAAAATCACAAGGTAATGTTCCTTATTTAACAAGAACCGAGGTTCAAGGATTAATAGATCAGTTAATGGGAGGTACTAACGGACTTTGGGATGTAACTCCGGCAACTTTGCAATCAATTTCCGAAACTATTGCAGGTAAATTTAGTTTTACTGTAGGACAAGCTGGTAGCTAGAATAATGAACAATTCATAAAGTTTAAAAAAAGAGGTTGGAAATTATAACATTTCCAACCTCTTTTTTTACATTTGCAAAAATTTATTAAGAATAAATAAAAATAAGATGAAGAAATCATTATTTTTAGTTTTGGCCACGCTGGTTTTTATAGTGGGCTGCTCATCGAGTGATGATTCAAATGGTACAGGCGATAATACAGATAATTTTGACCGAAAAGCCTTATTAACTAATATAGCAGATAATATAGTTATACCTTCGTATCAAAGTTTTTCTACCGATATAACTGCTTTAAAAACGGCAACCTCTACTTTTGTAACTACAACCGATACAGCAAATCTTGTTGCGCTAAGGAATGCTTGGATAAAAGCATATACCTCATGGCAATCGGTGAGTATGTTTGAAATAGGAAAAGCAGAAGAACTTTCGCTACGAAATTTTATGAATGTATATCCTGTTACTGTAGCCGAAATAGAATCTAATATTACTTCGGGAACGTATGATTTTACTTCGGTAACAAAACAAGACGAACAAGGATTTGGAGCTTTGGATTATCTTTTGAATGGATTATCAGGTACCGATACAGGAATCGTAGAGTTTTATACTACCAATGCTAATGCTGCTGGTTATAAAAAGTATTTAACTGATTTGGTAGACCGTATGAATAATCTTACCGATGAGGTTTTAAACGACTGGAAAGGAAGTTATAGAGGTACTTTTATAAGTAATAGTGGATCTTCTGCAACAAGCTCGGTAGATAAATTGACTAATGATTTTATTTTTCATTATGAAAAGCATTTACGTGCAGCCAAAATAGGAATACCTGCAGGTGTGTTCTCGGGGTCTCCATTAGATAATACAGTAGAAGCTTTTTATAAGACAGATATATCTAAGGCACTTTTTAATGCTAATCTTAGTGCATTACAAGATTTTTTTAATGGAAAACATTTTGGGAGCACGACTACAGGAGAAAGTTTAAAAACATATTTAGATTTCTTAAATACAATTAAAAATGGCGAAGATTTAAGTACGCTTATCAATAACCAATTTAATACTGCAAGAACAAAAGCATCAAGTCTGGATGACGATTTCTCATCTCAGGTTCGTACCAACAATAGTTTAATGACACAAACCTATGATGAATTACAGAAAAATGTAGTTTTTCTTAAGGTAGATATGCTTTCTGCAATGTCTATACGTGTAGATTTTGTTGATGCCGATGGAGATTAAATTTGCATATATTGTTAGATGACTTTTAAACTTAACGAATATCTGAAAAAAACAACGGAGGCTGCACCACTTGCAGTCTTTCGTATTTTTTTTGGAGTAATGATGCTAATTAGTATTATTCGTTTTTGGAGCTACGGATGGATCGATAAACTATACATTCAGCCTAAGTTTTTTTTCTCATATTATGGTTTCGAATGGATAAAACCTATCGGAATCTATACCTACATTATTTTTGCCATATGCGGAATTTCTACAATTTTTATAGCACTTGGTTTCAAATATAGGATTGCAATAGTTACTTTTTTTATCAGTTTTACTTACATAGAGTTAATGGACAAGACAACATATCTTAACCATTACTATTTTATAAGCTTACTTAGTTTTGTAATGATTTTTTTACCTGCAAATAGGTATTATGCATTAGATGCGAAACTGAAAAGAATTTCTTATCAATTAATCCCTAACTGGACAATTGATGCTATCAAATTACTTTTGGGGATTGTATATTTTTATGCAGGTTTAGCAAAACTTAATTCTGATTGGCTGGTAAAAGCGATGCCTCTTAAAATATGGTTGCCTTCTAAATACGGTGTACCTCTTTTGGGAGATTTGATGCAAAAAGAATGGATGCATTATCTATTTAGCTATTCGGGTGCGATGTATGATCTTACAATTCCACTATTGTTATTATATAGAAAAACGAGACCTTTTGCTTTTATTCTGGTCGTTATCTTTCATGTATTAACCCGGGTTCTTTTTCCTATAGGAATGTTTCCTTATATTATGATTGTAAGCACATTGATATTTTTTGATGCTAGTCTCCATCATAAGATATTAGATTTTATTTCCAAAGTATTTAAAATAAACAAGCTACAGTTTGACACCAATACAGCATTACAATTTTTTCCTAAGAAAAATAAAGTCTTTTTAACGTCTATAACTATATTCTTTGCGATTCAGTTACTTCTACCGTTTAGATATATATTATACCCGGGAGAATTATTCTGGACAGAAGAAGGGTTTCGGTTTTCATGGAGAGTAATGTTAATGGAAAAAGCGGGCTATGCTAATTTTAAAATTGTTGATAGTGTAACCAAAAAGCGATTTTATGTTGATAACGACGATTTTCTTACCGCTTTTCAACAAAAACAAATGGCATCGCAACCTGACTTTATATTACAATATGCTCATTATCTAAAAAAACATTTTGAAAGTCAAGGGCATCAAAACATACAAGTATTTGTTGAGAGCTATGTAACACTTAATGGAAGGTTAAGTACACAATATATAGATCCAACAGTAGATTTGGGAAAACAAAAAGAATCATTTAAACATAAAAATTGGATTATTCCATTTAAGGATGAAATTAAGGGATTATAGCGTATTTTTTGGAACATTATTAATGATAAGCTCAGTTTTTGGGCAATATCAATTTAAGGGCACAGTAACAAATTTAGATAATCAACCTATTGCAAATGCAGAGGTATATAACAGAACCAACGGTAAGCAGACCATTACAAATACCGATGGTCAATTTAAATTTGCAGACTTACCAAAAGGAGAGTATCTGATTACTATTTTTAGTTTTGATTTTGAAATTCTGGAACAGCAAATAAAGATTGAAGGCGATGAATCAAAAGATTTTGTGTTGAAACCCTTGGGAGAAGAACTTTCTGAAGTTTTGATCACACAACGAAAAGAAAAGATTTTTGGACTCAAACAACTTAGACCTGTAGAAGGAACTGCAATTTTTGCAGGTAAAAAAAGTGAAGTAATTCTGGTAGACCAAACAGTTGGGAATTTAGCTTCAAATAATTCTAGGCAGATTTATGCTCAGGTTGTTGGATTAAATATATACGAAAACAGTGATGCAGGCCTTCAACTTAATATTGGAGGTAGGGGATTAGATCCGAACCGATCTGCCAATTTTAATATAAAACAAAATGGTTACGATATAAGTGCCGATGTTTTAGGATACCCCGAGAGTTATTATACTCCTCCTGCAGAAGCTTTGAGTGAAATACAGGTTGTTCGCGGAGCTGCATCATTACAATATGGAACTCAGTTTGGGGGATTAATCAATTTTAAAATGAAGCAGCCCAATCCCAATAAAAAAATAGAACTCATATCCAGGCAATCATTAGGATCATTTAATCTATTTACGAGTTTTAATAGTATTAGTGGTACTTTAGGTAAGTTTAGTTATTACACTTATTTTAATTATAAAAAAGGTGACGGTTATAGACCAAATTCAGAATTTGATTCTAAAAACTTTTATGCGAATGTCGGATATACTTTTACCGATAAAACAAAACTAACTTTTGAAGCCACATATCTTGATTACCTGGCACAACAACCAGGAGGACTAACCGATACTCAATTCGATGAAAACCCAGAGTTTAGCAATCGAACCAGGAATTGGTTTGATGTAAACTGGAAATTATTCTCCCTAAAACTAGAACATAAATTCTCTGATAAGACCGATTTTAGTTTAAATCTTTTTGGTCTTGATGCTTCTCGAAAAGCAGTAGGTTTTAGAGGGAATCCTTTTATACTAAACTCAAACCCTATTACAGATGTGGATGAAACAGATGCTAATGGTAATTTTGCTTTTCCACGTGATTTGATTGTAGGTAACTTTAGAAATTGGGGTGCAGAGGCTAGATTATTAAGTAGATACAATTTGTTTGGTAAGGAGTCAGTTTTTTTAATAGGCTCAAAATATTACCAGGCTAATAATGACTCTAGACAAGGTCCGGGAAGTATCGGAACTAATGCAAGTTTTGACTTTGCTACGCAAGCATTTCCAGATTACCCAAACCAATCTGATTTTGATTTTCCTAACCTGAATGTAGCCATATTTGGAGAGAATATTTTTAATATTTCTGATCGCTTTTCAGTAACTCCTGGTTTTAGATTTGAATATATTAAAACCGAAAGCGAAGGAAGTTATAATCAGGTTAATTTTGATCTGGCAGGAAATCCTATATCTAATACTACCTTGGTAGATAACAGAACTCTGGATCGCTCATTTTTACTTTTTGGTATTGGAGCCAGTTATAAGCCAAATACCCATTTAGAAGCATATGCCAATTTATCTCAGAATTATAGGTCAGTTACTTTTAGTGATATTCGAGTAGTAAGCCCAACTTTTATAATTGATCCCGATATTTCTGATGAAGAAGGTTTTACTGCCGATTTTGGCGTTAGAGGAAAAATAGGAGGAAATAAACTGTCTTATGATATTGGAGGTTTTGGATTGCTATACGATGATCGAATTGGGATCGTATTAGACGACAGAGCAAATAGAGTTAGAAAGAATATAGGGAAAGCACTTATTTATGGGTTAGAAACTTTTATGGATTGGAACATTCTTAATACATTTTATGCGGGAAACTCAGATTTCCGATTTAATTGGTTTGTTAATGCATCTTTTACAGAATCAGAATATATAGAGTCTGAAGAAGCAGGAGTAAAAGGTAAAAAAGTCGAATTTATACCAGTAGTGAACTTAAAAACCGGATTAAAATTTGGTTACAAAAACTTTCTTGCCAATACACAATTTACCTATTTGTCAGAACAGTTTACAGATGTAACCAATGCTACTAATGCACCTTCTGGAGATAGTCGTAATGGTATTATTGGCGAAATCCCATCGTACCACATCCTTGATTTTTCAGTTTCTTATCGGTATAAGAAATTTAAACTGGAAACAGGGGTAAATAATGTTTTAGATACTCGTTATTTTACCAGAAGAGCGACCGGTTATCCTGGGCCGGGAATTATACCTTCTGAGCCTTTAACCTGGTATACCACTTTACAGTTTAAATGGTAAGCACTAGAATAGCTTTAGGTGTAGTAATGTATTAAAATGAAATTGTAATGAATGAATTTTTTGAATACGATAGTATGGTGGCGAAGTACTACCAGAAAACACCTAATCGCGTATTACCATTAGTTTCATGGGAGTTTTATGGAGAACACCTTTCAGTATTCGAAAGCTTTAAAGAAGATCTTAATACGTTAAAGAAAATTACCAAAAATTGGAATTTTACGAGAGACTATTACCAAGAATTTATTCAAGAACAATCTGTTATTGTTATTACGAATCCCAATCTTAAAATTGTATACGCTTCACAAAATATTCAAAAACTAAGTGGATATTCACCTAATGAGGTTATAGGCAATTCGCCAAAAATATTTCAGGGTGAAGATACATGTACCAAGACATCTGCAAAAATACGAACTGCTATAGCTAGTGAGATTCCTTTTGAAGTATCGATTGTAAACTATAAAAAGGATAAAACCCCATATTTATGCCAGATTAAAGGATTTCCGATTTGGGATAAACATGGTAAATTGGTTAATTATATTGCTTTTGAGAAAGTAGCATAGTCATATTTTTATGAAACTAAATCTTGACCTAAGTTCTAATAACTTCATTAAATGCTATTTTTAGAGAAATCTATGTTTCAAAATTAAAATAGATAATCTTATTTTACCTTTCATTTTTTATTCAACATCTCATTCGTCCCTTTTTTGGGTGTATTCATCACAAAAGCTATATTAAAATTTTGAATATATTTTTTATTCTTAAAGATTTGCCTTTAGGTATGTTACTAAGGAATGTTTGTTTAAAACAAAGAAAGGATGAAGATTCAAAGCATTTTAATTCATTTGTATATTAAGTTGTTTGTTAATTATTGTTTAAAAATGAAGTGATACTAATCTTGATTTTATTAAAAATTGGTATTTATGATTATTTCAATTATGGAGGCATGAAACGTCGATTTAAAGAAGATAAAATTAATTGACTAAAAATGACAAATTACCATACTACTAATTATAGTATTGTTTTCGTTAGATTAGTCAACTTTCGGGTATAATACTAAAAAACACTTAATTCAAACAGTAATAGTTGTTTTTTTAGGCCAATCCATTTAGAAATAGACTTTATGTTTGGGTACTTTTGAACAGTATAGTAAACCAATTATAGATTTTAAGAAGTGCTTTGTATTATTATATACATGTCTTTATAAACTTCTATAGGCATTTTTTAATAGAAACTTTACTAGTAAAATTTTTCTCACAATTGATATTAAAAACGTTTATGGTAAATCTATGTAAATCAATAAGTAAAAGTAAATGGTTTCAAGACTTGGTTACAATTGCAATTTTAATTGCAGGTGTTCTGGTTGGGATTGCTACGTATCCCAAATTTTCTTCAAAGCATGAACAAGTGCTAGAATTGTTAAATCAAATAATTTTAGGAGTTTTTATTATAGAAATCGTTGTTAAAGTTATTGCAGAAGGAGGAAAACCCTGGCTTTACTTTACAGATGGCTGGAATGTTTTTGACTTTATCATTGTGGCAGCTGCATTTCTTCCTTTTGGAGGAAGCTCTATAGCCATATTACGTTTACTGCGTTTATTAAGGGTTTTAAAACTTATAAAAGCATTACCAAAACTTCAAATGTTGGTAGGAGCACTATTAAAAAGTATCCCTTCTATGGGATATGTTTCTATTCTATTATTATTACTCTTTTATATCTATGCTGTAGCCGGTGTGTTCTTCTTTTCAGAAAATGACCCAATACATTTTCAGGATTTACAAAGATCAATGCTATCCTTATTTAGAGTAGTAACATTAGAGGATTGGACGGATATTATGTACATCAATATGTTTGGGTGTGAGAATTATGGGTATGGCGGTAATATGAACCTTTGTGTAAATTCAAAAAGTGCTTTAGTACTCTCGGTTACTTACTTCGTGTCATTTGTCCTTATCGGCACTATGATTTTCTTAAACTTGTTTATAGGGGTTATTATGAATGGTATGGACGAAGCAAAAAACGAAATGCTACTCGAAAATCAAATACAATCTGGAGAAAAAGATACAAGTATCGAAGATGTAGAACATAAAATATATGAACTACAAGAACTGTTGGTGCTCTATAAAATTCAACAAAAAGATGATGAGATATAAAAATAAATGGTATTCAATAATTAATTTAAACTAATAGATATGGGGTTTCTTAATAAAGTGAAAAGTAAGTTAGGTATTGGCGGGGTAAAGGTTGAGCTGCAAATACCTGGACAAGTTTCTAAAGAAAGTGAACAAGTAGAAGGTAAGGTTGTGTTAACTACCAAAAGTGAACAAGAAATTGTCGAAGTTGAAATAAAATTAGTAGAAGAGTTTACAATAGGACGAGGAGATGACAAGAGCAAGGAATCTTTTGATTTGGGTATGGTTAAGTTTTCTGACACTTATTCTATTAAACCAGGAGAAGTAAAAGAAATCCCTTTTGTTTTACCATTTAAGTTGTTAAAATCTAATGCAGATTCATTAGCTGAAAAAGGAGGAGCTCTTGGCGCACTTGGAAAGGTGAGTAAATTTACCTCTAACGAAAAATCAAAATACATGGTAGAGGCTAATGTAGATGTAAAAGCAGCTATTCTTGACCCTTCTGATGAGAAGGATATTAAATTAATATAGTTCTCATTTTGATAAAAGAGATAAAGCTCAATACTTATTTTATTTTGTAAGTATATGTGATTAAAAAGTTAATCCTATTTTGCCTATATAGTAAAATTCACTTTTTTGAAGACAAATTATCGAAACCAGCAAGGGAGGGTGATGTAATTGTTTCTTGTTCTGATAGAATTATGTATTTTAGTTCGATATTATCGAACAACACTAAATAAACATGATAAAAGAAATAGAACAACTATTAAATGATCAAATAAAATATGAGGCAAAAGCTTCTGCTCAATATCTTTCGATGGCTTGTTGGGCGGATACTCGAGGATATAATGGCATTGCAGATTTTTTTTATACGCAATCAGAAGAGGAACGAGTACATATGACCAAGCTGGTTAAATTTATTAATGAACGAAGTGGTAATGCTGTTATTCCTGCAGTAGGCAAACCTAGGGATGATTTTAAATCGTTGATGGAGCTTTTTGAAACGTTCTTGGAAAGCGAAGAATTTGTTACAGGAAAAATTAATAATGTTATATATGAATGCCTGCAACATAAAGATTATAATGTACATAATTTTATGCAATGGTATGTAGCAGAACAGCTAGAAGAAGAGGCAACAGCACGAACATTGTTAGATAAACTTAAAATTATTGGCGACGATAAGTCTGGTCATTATTTATTTGATAGAGATATCAACACTTTTCAAGTAGCAGAGGAACCTAAATGATTGTTAATAAGTTAATAAAGATAAAATAGAGATTCCTTTTTTTGGAATCTTTTTTTTATATTTTTGTACTTTATTTAGATTCAATAAAAATTATATCAGTGCAAAGTTCAGGTACTCCATCATTATATTCTCCTTGTCCGGCTGTTAATTGTGAAATAGCCTGTGGAGGGAAAAAGAAAAAATGTTGTAAAAAATATAAAAAGAAAGGAAAATCTAATTGCAAAAGATGCCCTAAACTTTAGTTTATAGGGCTTTATAATATATTTTGGATGTTAATTCATTCTCGAAAAACGGAAATACCCACAGGTGTTTCCGTTTTTTT
The sequence above is a segment of the Aquimarina spinulae genome. Coding sequences within it:
- a CDS encoding DUF4856 domain-containing protein, whose amino-acid sequence is MKIKNLLKIVCISGAFVLGSCSSDDDTTPEVVAPANYVFERNNESSVSFGGQTTRIAMAEEIVSKLKDRTSTEAILDAMFAHVEGTNDFSDANLNASGKSVRSKTAASRDYFSDNATDAAVIKGKFDEWIKSQVDNVFPNWETSASAGVAGVIQEAGGGSNRYVNAKGLELNQAFAKSLIGALMTDQALNNYLGTAVLDEASNVADNNNGVVAEGKPYTTMEHKWDEAYGYLYGASQDKADPNKTIGKDDSFLNKYIGRVEGDSDFAGIAKEIFDAFKLGRAAIVAKRYDVRDAQAAIIREKISQVIAIRAVYYLQQGKNALEASTVDYASAFHDLSEGFGFVYSLQFTRKSQGNVPYLTRTEVQGLIDQLMGGTNGLWDVTPATLQSISETIAGKFSFTVGQAGS
- a CDS encoding imelysin family protein is translated as MKKSLFLVLATLVFIVGCSSSDDSNGTGDNTDNFDRKALLTNIADNIVIPSYQSFSTDITALKTATSTFVTTTDTANLVALRNAWIKAYTSWQSVSMFEIGKAEELSLRNFMNVYPVTVAEIESNITSGTYDFTSVTKQDEQGFGALDYLLNGLSGTDTGIVEFYTTNANAAGYKKYLTDLVDRMNNLTDEVLNDWKGSYRGTFISNSGSSATSSVDKLTNDFIFHYEKHLRAAKIGIPAGVFSGSPLDNTVEAFYKTDISKALFNANLSALQDFFNGKHFGSTTTGESLKTYLDFLNTIKNGEDLSTLINNQFNTARTKASSLDDDFSSQVRTNNSLMTQTYDELQKNVVFLKVDMLSAMSIRVDFVDADGD
- a CDS encoding HTTM domain-containing protein, whose translation is MTFKLNEYLKKTTEAAPLAVFRIFFGVMMLISIIRFWSYGWIDKLYIQPKFFFSYYGFEWIKPIGIYTYIIFAICGISTIFIALGFKYRIAIVTFFISFTYIELMDKTTYLNHYYFISLLSFVMIFLPANRYYALDAKLKRISYQLIPNWTIDAIKLLLGIVYFYAGLAKLNSDWLVKAMPLKIWLPSKYGVPLLGDLMQKEWMHYLFSYSGAMYDLTIPLLLLYRKTRPFAFILVVIFHVLTRVLFPIGMFPYIMIVSTLIFFDASLHHKILDFISKVFKINKLQFDTNTALQFFPKKNKVFLTSITIFFAIQLLLPFRYILYPGELFWTEEGFRFSWRVMLMEKAGYANFKIVDSVTKKRFYVDNDDFLTAFQQKQMASQPDFILQYAHYLKKHFESQGHQNIQVFVESYVTLNGRLSTQYIDPTVDLGKQKESFKHKNWIIPFKDEIKGL
- a CDS encoding TonB-dependent receptor domain-containing protein, producing MKLRDYSVFFGTLLMISSVFGQYQFKGTVTNLDNQPIANAEVYNRTNGKQTITNTDGQFKFADLPKGEYLITIFSFDFEILEQQIKIEGDESKDFVLKPLGEELSEVLITQRKEKIFGLKQLRPVEGTAIFAGKKSEVILVDQTVGNLASNNSRQIYAQVVGLNIYENSDAGLQLNIGGRGLDPNRSANFNIKQNGYDISADVLGYPESYYTPPAEALSEIQVVRGAASLQYGTQFGGLINFKMKQPNPNKKIELISRQSLGSFNLFTSFNSISGTLGKFSYYTYFNYKKGDGYRPNSEFDSKNFYANVGYTFTDKTKLTFEATYLDYLAQQPGGLTDTQFDENPEFSNRTRNWFDVNWKLFSLKLEHKFSDKTDFSLNLFGLDASRKAVGFRGNPFILNSNPITDVDETDANGNFAFPRDLIVGNFRNWGAEARLLSRYNLFGKESVFLIGSKYYQANNDSRQGPGSIGTNASFDFATQAFPDYPNQSDFDFPNLNVAIFGENIFNISDRFSVTPGFRFEYIKTESEGSYNQVNFDLAGNPISNTTLVDNRTLDRSFLLFGIGASYKPNTHLEAYANLSQNYRSVTFSDIRVVSPTFIIDPDISDEEGFTADFGVRGKIGGNKLSYDIGGFGLLYDDRIGIVLDDRANRVRKNIGKALIYGLETFMDWNILNTFYAGNSDFRFNWFVNASFTESEYIESEEAGVKGKKVEFIPVVNLKTGLKFGYKNFLANTQFTYLSEQFTDVTNATNAPSGDSRNGIIGEIPSYHILDFSVSYRYKKFKLETGVNNVLDTRYFTRRATGYPGPGIIPSEPLTWYTTLQFKW
- a CDS encoding PAS domain-containing protein; its protein translation is MNEFFEYDSMVAKYYQKTPNRVLPLVSWEFYGEHLSVFESFKEDLNTLKKITKNWNFTRDYYQEFIQEQSVIVITNPNLKIVYASQNIQKLSGYSPNEVIGNSPKIFQGEDTCTKTSAKIRTAIASEIPFEVSIVNYKKDKTPYLCQIKGFPIWDKHGKLVNYIAFEKVA
- a CDS encoding ion transporter → MVNLCKSISKSKWFQDLVTIAILIAGVLVGIATYPKFSSKHEQVLELLNQIILGVFIIEIVVKVIAEGGKPWLYFTDGWNVFDFIIVAAAFLPFGGSSIAILRLLRLLRVLKLIKALPKLQMLVGALLKSIPSMGYVSILLLLLFYIYAVAGVFFFSENDPIHFQDLQRSMLSLFRVVTLEDWTDIMYINMFGCENYGYGGNMNLCVNSKSALVLSVTYFVSFVLIGTMIFLNLFIGVIMNGMDEAKNEMLLENQIQSGEKDTSIEDVEHKIYELQELLVLYKIQQKDDEI
- a CDS encoding sporulation protein, with product MGFLNKVKSKLGIGGVKVELQIPGQVSKESEQVEGKVVLTTKSEQEIVEVEIKLVEEFTIGRGDDKSKESFDLGMVKFSDTYSIKPGEVKEIPFVLPFKLLKSNADSLAEKGGALGALGKVSKFTSNEKSKYMVEANVDVKAAILDPSDEKDIKLI
- a CDS encoding ferritin, whose translation is MIKEIEQLLNDQIKYEAKASAQYLSMACWADTRGYNGIADFFYTQSEEERVHMTKLVKFINERSGNAVIPAVGKPRDDFKSLMELFETFLESEEFVTGKINNVIYECLQHKDYNVHNFMQWYVAEQLEEEATARTLLDKLKIIGDDKSGHYLFDRDINTFQVAEEPK